Proteins found in one Macrobrachium nipponense isolate FS-2020 chromosome 35, ASM1510439v2, whole genome shotgun sequence genomic segment:
- the LOC135208744 gene encoding serine proteinase stubble-like, protein MSPRIFRTGAPLVLLMSLLVTPSLAHVILEPRGAKNGTGVQPRVTACDAADQAPMGSVTDLAPGETVCIDSPGFPAYYPNNFDNYWGFKRTDPNSKLSITCMPVAIEGSPDCMNDRLVISHACEWGRYCGANRPSTITACSNWLNVRFQTNGYEQKMGFKCLVSASDVTTTTTATTTTPTTTTTTTKPTTTSTTTTTTPTTTTTSTTTSTATTTTTPTTTTTTTTTKPTTTTATTTPTTTTTSTSTSTTTMNPNLILCECGIPNAARIVGGVQSTTNRYPWLVGLSDVGGDDKPFCGGTIVNNEWIVTAAHCVKGMTADQLQVLLNMWDWANGSTRTVKRTVDKVIMHPSYNAQTYNNDIALLHLSTPISFTNFPGIKPICLPPSTADYAGKDAVVTGWGVTSSGGTQPNIVREVTVPITTQAACEAAYGTAVTQNMICAGLKAGGKDSCQGDSGGPLTVPNGSGKHYLAGVVSWGDGCAAPDKYGVYTDVPNYVSWITQNAASGKYCSS, encoded by the exons ATGAGTCCAAGAATCTTTAGAACTGGAGCACCTTTGGTCCTCTTGATGAGTCTGTTGGTGACACCCTCTCTGGCCCACGTCATTTTGGAA CCCCGTGGTGCCAAAAATGGAACTGGAGTCCAGCCGAGAG TGACCGCCTGCGATGCAGCTGACCAAGCCCCCATGGGGAGTGTGACCGATTTGGCGCCAGGGGAAACAGTCTGCATTGATTCCCCGGGGTTTCCCGCATATTACCCAAACAACTTCGACAACTACTGGGGATTTAAG AGGACGGATCCAAACAGCAAGCTGTCAATCACCTGCATGCCAGTAGCCATTGAAGGAAGTCCTGACTGCATGAATGACCGCTTGGTTATCAGTCACGCCTGTGAATGGGGAAG ATACTGTGGTGCCAACCGCCCATCCACTATCACTGCCTGCTCCAACTGGCTCAACGTGAGGTTCCAGACCAACGGTTATGAACAAAAAATGGGTTTCAAATGTCTGGTCTCAGCCTCAGATG TGACGACTACAACAACTGCCACAACCACAACGCCTACTACAACAACTACAACCACCAAGCCTACAACTACTTCTACCACAACGACCACCACACCAACTACAACCACTACTTCAACAACAACTTCAACGGCTACAACCACAACAACGCCCACGACAACTACAACTACAACAACTACCAAACCTACAACTACAACCGCTACAACCACACCTACAACAACTACAACATCGACTTCAACTTCTACAACTACAATGAATCCTAATTTGATCTTATGTG AATGTGGAATACCAAACGCTGCCAGAATTGTAGGAGGTGTCCAGTCGACCACGAACCGCTACCCTTGGCTCGTGGGACTGTCTGATGTGGGTGGAGATGACAAACCTTTCTGTGGAGGAACCATTGTCAACAACGAGTGGATTGTCACAGCAGCTCATTGCGTTAAAGG GATGACAGCGGATCAGCTGCAAGTCCTACTGAACATGTGGGACTGGGCCAACGGATCCACACGGACTGTCAAGAGAACTGTTGACAAAGTTATTATGCATCCAAGCTACAATGCACAAACA TACAACAACGACATCGCCCTTCTGCACTTGTCAACCCCGATCAGCTTCACCAATTTCCCGGGAATCAAGCCAATCTGTCTTCCTCCAAGCACGGCAGACTATGCTGGAAAAGACGCCGTCGTCACTGGCTGGGGTGTGACTTCCTCTG GTGGTACTCAGCCAAACATAGTCAGGGAGGTGACTGTGCCAATAACAACTCAGGCTGCCTGTGAGGCTGCTTATGGTACCGCTGTCACTCAGAACATGATCTGTGCTGGACTCAAAGCCGGGGGCAAGGATTCTTGCCAG GGAGACAGTGGAGGTCCCCTGACAGTCCCTAATGGCTCTGGGAAACATTACCTGGCTGGCGTTGTCAGCTGGGGTGACGGATGTGCTGCTCCGGACAAATATGGAGTCTATACCGACGTCCCAA ATTACGTCAGCTGGATTACCCAGAATGCAGCCTCTGGCAAATACTGCTCTAGTTAA